Part of the Kamptonema formosum PCC 6407 genome, ATAAATCAAAACCAAAGCTTCAATGATTTAAGGAGATGGTGGACTTTTACGTTTTAACTCTTCGATCAAAGCATCTGCTTCAGAAGTGCGGCGGTCAATTTCTTCTCGATGATCGTAATAGTAAGTCATCGCCGCATGAACCGAGGCTGGTGATAAATTATAGTCCCTCGCAATTTCTTCTATAGACTCTCCCATCTTCAGATACATCTCAGCAATTTGTGCTACAGAAATTCGATGACCAGCGATGCGTGGCTTACCACCAAGTACCCCAGGTGTAATTTCAATATGTTCTGTGATGACTGATTGTTGAGACATAAAAGGTGAAATGCTTTTAATTGGTAATGTTTATAGTTCTTTAACTTTAGCACAAACAGATCGAGGGCGATCGCTTTAAACAAATTTCGAGCATGAACAAAAGCCTCCGACTAGCTTTATAAGCGGAGAAAACGTTCTAGCTCGCCCAAATCTTTTCTCCGATCGCATTTTCCTCCTACATAAGAGCCTCCTGTCTCCTGCTATATCTCACAGGGGCAAGGTATCCGTTTTACCATCCCACGTTGGTAGCAAATTATACAGCCGCCGATCGCGAGCGCCTGCATTTTATGGCGATCGTAGTTTGAAAACACGCCCTAGCCCCTAGCGATAAGTTACGATCGCAAAGTAGAAACTCCCGCCAACCAAAAATCCGATCGCACAGGTAAGCCGGAAGCAACACGCCCAAGTCTGAATAATTTAAACTAAAATCTACAATCGTCTAGATTGAGGATAGTTGGTGGTCATCAAAAACTTTCAACTTAAGCAAAGCGCCCCATAATCTAAAATCTAAAATCTAAAATCTAAAATTTTCATGTTGAACAAACTACTGGTCAGAAATCGCTGGAAATCCATAGTGCAGCCTTGGCAGGAAGTAGACCTATCACTATTCGCTGCCTGTATCGGTC contains:
- a CDS encoding DUF433 domain-containing protein: MSQQSVITEHIEITPGVLGGKPRIAGHRISVAQIAEMYLKMGESIEEIARDYNLSPASVHAAMTYYYDHREEIDRRTSEADALIEELKRKSPPSP